CAAGCGCTATCGGCTGGGCGCGCCCCATGCGCAAGACGGCTCACTGGCCGGGGCCCTTTCACAGGGCGTGCGTCGGCTGCTAGGACGGCGCCCCCCGGCCCCCCTCTCGCCCGATGACACCCTCTGGGCCTTGCG
Above is a genomic segment from Nitrospira sp. containing:
- a CDS encoding ABC transporter ATP-binding protein, whose amino-acid sequence is MLNVSDLAVRVEQLSKRYRLGAPHAQDGSLAGALSQGVRRLLGRRPPAPLSPDDTLWALR